A single Cryptococcus neoformans var. grubii H99 chromosome 7, complete sequence DNA region contains:
- a CDS encoding signal recognition particle subunit SRP9 — MVYIKNWTDFETAATDLYARSPTKVRYCVKFQPKTGHLVLKITDDVKCIKYKTFSSIILNRFDSLNLRLLSSMSNTKARPKTITTISASETPERGGTPAPAGASAAAPPSAVASGGQEGTKQGAQGKPNTGGKKKKKGKR, encoded by the exons ATGGTATACATAAAGAACTGGACAGACTTTGAGACC GCCGCAACGGATCTCTACGCACGATCGCCTACTAAG GTTCGATATTGCGTCAAGTTTCAGCCAAAGACAGGGCATCTTGTGCTCAAGATCACCGATGATGTAAAG TGCATCAAGTACAAAACATTCTCTTCCATAATTCTTAACCGATTCGACTCTCTTAACCTCCGCCTCTTATCTTCCATGTCCAACACCAAAGCCCGACCTAAGACGATAACAACAATTTCAGCCAGTGAAACACCGGAGCGAGGAGGAACGCCTGCGCCTGCCGGGGCGAGCGCGGCGGCTCCACCTTCAGCGGTGGCCTCAGGGGGTCAGGAAGGAACAAAGCAAGGAGCTCAAGGAAAGCCAAATACGggcggaaagaagaagaagaagggaaagagataa
- a CDS encoding exo-beta-1,3-glucanase, which translates to MPRDTYSSSPFISPPVYHDRSAGSSSFSYEARRYAPSPSSDALPQELPAGAMPAVADTFSVRNLSSYPQRPSMSSTPRMNSSFSGRDNQLEKDNLFGSGPTHFNSSSRLAYEAGPHSNYMAPEPLSYGRTRAKKPTRTCIPTNPTKRRLLFFGVPILLVVAAAAIIGGVVGSQKHHSSSNDSGNGDPSSGNSGGGGSNSPSGTDGNTWNSFIQPGSGGDGSIVTTDLGVNFTYLNAFGGTWAQDPYDPYSVSGRAQSWSPSLLEDWVWGEHIVRGVNIGGWLVTEPFIVPSLYEKYQTSTPKAIDEYTLSQAMGDNLATEMEEHYKTFITEEDFALIAGAGLNYVRIALGYWAVETIDGEPYLAKISWNYFLKAIDWARKYGLRILIDFHSLPGSQNSWNHSGKSGSVNWMYGVMGIANAQRSLETLRSIVEYISQDGVKQVVPMIGLVNEVQAKIVGQDVLAAFYYQAYEMIRGITGYGAGNGPIILLHEGFYGIAAWNGFLAGADRIGLDQHPYLAFPETQIADNHTVQAHTVCSWGGGTNDSSTSYGIVIGGEWSNAINDCGYWLDGVDSTPQFEVTGTGSCTAVDEWFNYSDETKQDIMGYTLANMDALQNYFFWTWKIGNSTVKGYPTSPMWHYKLGLEQGWMPKDPRAAGGYCQKIGVGGNQFAGTYPASAIGSFPAEVATPTIDPTQIASHSVWPPTALGPSPSYTAAQISLFPTLTQTGTRNVLATPTHPSNVKLGDSWANAADTTGAWVRVAGCDYPDEYDANTVAVPTAQCSGSGSTGIMPKRNLPR; encoded by the exons ATGCCTCGAGACACCTACTCCAGCAGCCCCTTCATATCCCCTCCCGTCTACCACGACAGGTCTGCCGGCagctcctctttctcctaTGAGGCAAGGCGGTACGCGCCCTCGCCCTCATCCGATGCGCTGCCCCAGGAGCTGCCTGCAGGGGCGATGCCTGCTGTTGCCGACACTTTTTCTGTGCGGAACTTGTCTTCG TATCCCCAGCGGCCTAGCATGTCGTCCACGCCTAGGATGAACTCTTCATTTAGCGGTAGGGATAACCagctggagaaggacaACCTGTTTGGCAGTGGTCCAACGCACTTCAACTCCAGTTCTCGACTGGCTTATGAAGCAGGGCCACATAGTAACTACATGGCCCCCGAGCCTTTAAGCTATGGCCGCACCCGGGCCAAGAAGCCGACACGCACTTGCATACCCACGAACCCAACCAAACGTCgccttttgttttttggCGTTCCTATTCTCCTGGTCGTTGCGGCAGCTGCTATCATCGGAGGTGTGGTGGGATCGCAGAAGCATCATAGCTCGAGCAACGACAGCGGTAATGGGGACCCTTCCTCTGGTAACTCTGGGGGGGGCGGGTCAAATTCTCCCAGTGGTACAGATGGGAACACTTGGAACTCGTTTATTCAACCCGGCTCGGGCGGTGACGGATCTATTGTCACCACGGATCTCGGTGTAAACTTTACCTACTTGAATGCTTTTGGTGGAACCTGGGCCCAAGATCCTTACGACCCATATTCT GTATCTGGTCGCGCTCAGAGCTGGAGCCCGAGCTTGTTGGAAGATTGGGTCTGGGGAGAACATATTGTTCGGGG CGTCAATATTGGCGGATGGCTGGTGACTGAAC CTTTTATCGTTCCAAGTCTGTATGAGAAATACCAAACTTCCACGCCAAAAGCCATCGATGAGTATACGTTGTCGCAAGC AATGGGGGACAACCTCGCTActgagatggaagaacaTTACAAAACATTCATC ACTGAAGAAGACTTTGCTTTGATTGCTGGGGCGGGTCTCAACTATGTTCG TATTGCATTAGGTTACTGGGCTGTTGAGACAATCGACGGTGAACCATATCTCGCAAAGATTTCTTGGAA CTACTTCCTCAAGGCCATTGACTGGGCTCGAAAGTATGGTCTCCGTATTTTAATTGACTTCCATTCGTTACCAG GATCCCAAAACAGCTGGAATCACTCTGGCAAATCCGGATCTGTCAATTGGATGTACGGTGTCATGGGTATCGCCAATGCTCAACGATCTCTTGAGACGCTCCGATCGATTGTCGAGTACATTTCCCAAGATGGTGTCAAACAAGTCGTGCCTATGATTGGGCTTGTCAATGAAGTTCAAGCAAAGATCGTCGGTCAGGATGTGTTGGCTGCCTT CTATTACCAAGCCTACGAGATGATCCGAGGAATAACCGGCTATGGTGCAGGCAATGGTCCCATCATCTTACTACACGAAGGTTTCTACGGGATCGCTGCTTGGAATGGATTTTTGGCAGGCGCTGACAGAAT CGGCCTCGATCAACACCCGTACTTGGCGTTTCCTGAGACCCAGATCGCTGACAACCACACTGTCCAAGCCCACACTGTCTGTAGCTGGGGTGGCGGTACCAACGATTCGTCTACTAGCTACGGCATCGTCATTGGTGGTGAATGGTCCAATGCAATCAACGATTGTGGCTACTGGCTCGACGGCGTCGATTCAACTCCTCAATTCGAGGTCACGGGAACCGGAAGCTGTACCGCGGTAGATGAATGGTTCAACTATTCCGATGAAACCAAGCAAGACATCATGGGCTATACTTTGGCCAACATGGATGCTCTGCAAAATTACTTTTTCTGGACTTGGAAGATTGGGAATAGTACAGTGAAGGGATATCCGACCAGCCCGATGTGGCATTACAAATTGGGATTGGAGCAAGGATGGATGCCAAAGGACCCTAGAGCTGCAGGCGGTTACTGCCAAAAAATCGGTGTAGGAGGGAACCAG TTTGCCGGGACATACCCTGCTTCGGCTATTGGTTCCTTCCCCGCCGAGGTTGCAACACCCACTATCGATCCGACGCAAATCGCTTCTCATTCCGTTTGGCCTCCCACAGCCCTTGGGCCGTCTCCATCCTACACCGCCGCCCAAATAAGTCTCTTCCCGACACTCACCCAGACAGGCACTAGGAATGTGCTTGCAACGCCTACACATCCCAGTAATGTGAAGTTAGGAGATAGTTGGGCAAATGCCGCCGATACCACGGGGGCTTGGGTGAGAGTGGCTGGATGTGATTACCCAGA TGAGTATGACGCGAATACGGTGGCTGTTCCCACTGCCCAATGTAGTGGTTCTGGCTCTACAGGCATTATGCCGAAGAGAAACTTGCCAAGGTGA
- a CDS encoding D-aspartate oxidase — protein MSPPLDSSRPVVVIGAGIIGLTTVVCLLESQYYKQYHPPIHIIADYLPNDPLDAKYASTIAGAHHLSFADDGDGRQRNWDLKTFQVMYEQWRQFGEDSGLMALKQTELFVGQMDHLKIYEEHPNFMTLPASMLPPAIDHAVSFTSLTITPSVYLNRLLKQISSLSNGQVKLHRFHLPSLSFLSHPSIKALIGHEPTAGVIVCVGLGALVLGGVNDSLMYPTRGQVVKVRAPWVRSGYTRQIGSLNGGEGGERTYVIPRANGEIILGGTREEGDWYPYPREATTKDILRRAMEICPSLCPANLVAQPLSGTDDRSSTFSSNEQSPSYENPLDSLVIDSLVGFRPSRKGGIRLERGPDLDENTVVIYNYGHGGAGWQSSWGTAEEAVALFCKATRN, from the exons ATGTCTCCTCCTTTAGACTCTTCTCGACCCGTCGTCGTCATTGGGGCGGGCATCATAGGTCTCACTACTGTCGTTTGTCTCCTCGAATCTCAGTACTACAAGCAGTACCATCCTCCAATCCATATCATCGCAGACTATCTGCCCAACGATCCGCTTGACGCGAAGTATGCGTCCACAATCGCGGGTGCTCACCATCTGAGCTTCGcagatgatggagatggacgTCAGCGAAACTGGGATTTGAAAA CTTTCCAAGTCATGTATGAACAATGGAGGCAATTTGGAGAAGATTCAGGGTTGATGGCTTTAAAACAAACCGAACTATTTGTGGGACAGATGGATCACTTAAAAATATATGAAGAGCATCCTAAT TTTATGACGCTCCCGGCCTCTATGCTTCCACCTGCTATTGATCACGCCGTCTCGTTTACTTCTCTCACCATTACACCGTCGGTGTATCTCAACCGCCTCTTGAAGCAGATCTCCTCGCTCTCCAATGGCCAAGTAAAACTCCACCGCTtccaccttccttccctcaGCTTCTTGTCCCATCCCTCTATCAAAGCTTTGATAGGACACGAACCAACAGCAGGCGTCATAGTATGTGTGGGACTAGGCGCCCTGGTGCTAGGGGGTGTAAATGATTCATTAATGTACCCTACCAGGGGCCAAGTAGTCAAGGTGCGTGCCCCCTGGGTCCGTTCTGGTTACACAAGACAAATCGGGAGTCTCAATGGTGGGGAAGGTGGGGAGAGGACGTATGTCATCCCTCGGGCTAATGGGGAAATTATTCTTGGCGGTAcgagagaggagggggacTGGTACCCATACCCAAGGGAGGCGACTACTAAAGACATCCTCAGACGGGCAATGGAAATATGTCCCAGCCTTTGTCCTGCCAATCTAGTAGCCCAACCGCTGTCAGGTACCGATGACCGTTCAtccaccttttcttccaacgAACAATCACCTTCCTATGAGAACCCTCTTGATTCACTCGTTATCGACAGTCTAGTCGGCTTTCGTCCATCGAGGAAGGGGGGTATCAGATTGGAAAGAGGACCTGACCTGGATGAGAACACAGTAGTCATATATAATTATGGACACGGAGGGGCAGGTTGGCAGAGCTCTTGGGGAACAGCCGAAGAAGCCGTGGCTCTATTTTGCAAGGCGACCAGGAACTGA
- a CDS encoding chitin deacetylase: MFTFAAFSALLISLAGVVAQTTGTSVDSSILTKTADSTGPSGFSIPALSELTSGAPTDSTVALYSTFAAGATPTVSGAPVLPTSALTIADYPALDVTPPTNSSLVKDWMAKIDLSKVPSYNVTTGDCSTDAAAISDGRCWWTCGGCTRETDIVECPDKNVWGLSYDDGPSPFTPLLIDYLQEKNIKTTFFVVGSRVLSRPEMLQTEYMSGHQISIHTWSHPALTTLTNEEIVAELGWTMKVIKDTLGVTPNTFRPPYGDIDDRVRAIAAQMGLTPVIWTSYTDGSTTVNFDTNDWHISGGTATGASSYETFEKILTEYAPKLDTGFITLEHDIYQQSVDLAVGYILPQVLANGTYQLKSIINCLGKDTSEAYIETSSNQTTTQITAATGSQSTFFQPIVGTATGAEVSAPSEATGSTAAGSAASTTSGSGASASTGAASNTSSSGSGRSATMGGALIALAAVAVGMVYVA, from the exons ATGTTTACATTCGCTGCCTTCTCTGCTCTTCTAATTTCCCTCGCTGGTGTGGTGGCGCAGACTACAGGCACATCGGTTGACAGTAGCATCTTAACTAAGACTGCTGACTCTACCGGTCCCTCTGGTTTCTCCATTCC TGCTTTGAGCGAGCTCACGTCTGGTGCCCCCACTGACTCTACTGTGGCCCTCTACTCTACCTTCGCGGCCGGTGCCACACCTACCGTTTCTGGTGCCCCTGTCCTCCCTACCAGTGCCCTCACCATCGCCGATTATCCAGCTTTAGATGTCACCCCTCCTACCAACTCCTCTTTGGTTAAGGACTGGATGGCCAAG ATCGACTTGTCCAAGGTGCCCAGTTATAATGTGACAACGGGCGATTGTTCTACTGACGCGGCTGCTATCAGCGACGGTCGATGCTGGTGGACTTGTGGTGGTTGCACTCGGGAAACCGACATTGTCGAGTGTCCTGACAAGAATGTTTGGGGTCTCTCTTACGATGATGGGCCTTCTCCCTTCACCCCTCTCCTAATTGATTACCTTCAGGAGAAGAACATCAAGACCACCTTCTTCGTTGTCGGCTCTCGTGTCCTTTCTCGACCCGAGATGCTCCAAACCGAATACATGTCTGGACACCAGATCTCTATCCACACTTGGTCTCACCCCGCACTTACTACTCTTACCAACGAGGAAATTGTTGCCGAGCTTGGTTGGACAATGAAGGTCATCAAGGACACCCTTGGCGTCACCCCAAACACTTTCCGACCCCCTTATGGTGACATTGATGACCGTGTTCGAGCTATTGCTGCTCAGATGGGCTTGACCCCTGTTATCTGGACTTCTTACACTGATGGCTCAACCACTGTTAACTTTGACACT AACGACTGGCACATCAGTGGTGGTACCGCCACCGGCGCTTCTTCTTATGAGACCTTTGAGAAGATTCTCACCGAATACGCCCCAAAGTTGGACACTGGTTTCATCACTCTTGAGCACGACA TCTACCAGCAGAGTGTTGACCTTGCTGTTGGTTACATTTTGCCCCAAGTTCTCGCCAACGGTACCTATCAGCTCAaatccatcatcaactGTTTGGGCAAGGACA CCTCCGAAGCATACATTGAGACTTCATCCAACCAGACTACTACTCAGATCACTGCAGCCACCGGCTCCCAGTCTACCTTCTTCCAGCCCATTGTTGGCACTGCTACCGGTGCTGAAGTCTCTGCACCTTCTGAGGCCACTGGCAGCACTGCCGCTGGCTCTgctgcctccaccactAGTGGTTCTGGCGCCAGCGCTTCTACAGGCGCCGCCTCTAACACTTCTTCCAGCGGGTCTGGTCGATCAGCCACCATGGGTGGTGCCCTCATTGCTCTTGCCGCTGTTGCGGTTGGTATGGTATATGTCGCCTAA
- a CDS encoding large subunit ribosomal protein L33-b, with product MASRLYIKGRILGHKRGKRNSRPNQSLLQIEGVDNKEAATHYLGKRVAYVYKAKREINGSRVRVIWGRISRSHGNSGAVKSKFRTNLPAKTFGASCRIMLFPSNI from the exons ATGGCTTCCCG ACTCTACATCAAGGGCCGAATCCTCGGGCACAAGCGCGGAAAGCGAAACTCCCGACCTAACCAGTCTCTCCTCCAGATTGAGGGTGTTGACAACAAGGAGGCCGCTACGCACTACTTGGGAAAG CGTGTCGCCTACGTCTACAAGGCCAAGAGGGAGATCAACGGTAGCCGAGTCCGAGTCATTTGGGGCCGAATCTCTCGATCTCACGGTAACTCTGGTGCTGTCAAGTCCAAGTTCCGAACCAACCTCCCCGCCAAGACCTTCGGTGCCTCTTGCCGAATC AtgctcttcccctccaACATCTAA